A region from the Sorex araneus isolate mSorAra2 chromosome 6, mSorAra2.pri, whole genome shotgun sequence genome encodes:
- the CXCL14 gene encoding C-X-C motif chemokine 14, whose amino-acid sequence MRFLTAALLLLLLALCAVRVDGSKCKCSRKGPKIRYSDVKKLEMKPKYPHCEEKMVIITTKSVSRYRGQEHCLHPKLQSTKRFIKWYNAWNEKRRVYEE is encoded by the exons ATGAGGTTCCTGACCgccgcgctgctgctgctgctcctggcgCTGTGCGCCGTGCGCGTGGACG ggTCCAAGTGCAAGTGCTCCCGGAAGGGGCCCAAGATCCGTTACAGCGACGTGAAGAAGCTGGAAATGAAGCCAAAGTACCCGCACTGCGAGGAGAAGATGGTGAT CATCACCACCAAGAGCGTGTCCAGGTACCGGGGTCAGGAGCACTGTCTGCACCCCAAGCTGCAGAGCACCAAGAGGTTCATCAAGTGGTACAACGCCTGGAACGAGAAGCGCAG GGTCTACGAAGAATAG